In Capsicum annuum cultivar UCD-10X-F1 chromosome 11, UCD10Xv1.1, whole genome shotgun sequence, one genomic interval encodes:
- the LOC124888998 gene encoding cytochrome P450 94A1-like, translating into MVLSLLVMIFLLVLIVLFFIYYYDYNSPKSYPLLGCTLSLVKNWHHIIQWTTDLLAKSSSSTITLTGLFGQSCILTSNPSNVKHILKTRFNVYQKDSILRRGLIDLLGCGIFLVDGTEWKSQRQLMSHEFRTDTFLQLVESITMKELSTRLLPLFSSAHANAFVLDLQEIFGRFTFDMVCQVAFGYDPHYLLPSLKQNSTPLADAYRTAIKMSMGRCISPPIFWKVKKFFNIGSEKKLSLAVHELRKFIRSRIIEKKEALLTNNSVGVPSAFFDRMLAKSDDHKNKSVFDENFYIDEAINLILGAEDTLCSALVWYFWLVSSNPQVEKEIVREILQKEDCNNLKEMVYMHASICESMRLYPPVPQESKQAMKDDIWPDGTKVKKGTRVLYNIFAMGRSPKLWGESWADFEPERRLERDDRTGNWRFIPKDPFTYPMFQAGPRTCIGKEIAFMQMKLVATIVLRRFQIEPAVEGYSPVYGSCMTSMMRNGFPVQILQRCQNL; encoded by the coding sequence ATGGTGCTTTCCCTTTTGGTAATGATCTTTTTGTTGGTTCTAATAGTACTATTCTTTATCTATTATTATGACTATAATTCTCCAAAATCATATCCACTCTTGGGTTGTACACTCTCATTGGTTAAGAACTGGCACCACATCATCCAATGGACGACTGACCTGCTGGcgaaatcatcatcatcaaccatcaCCTTAACCGGCCTCTTTGGTCAGAGTTGTATTTTGACTTCAAACCCTTCGAATGTCAAGCATATTCTCAAGACTCGCTTCAATGTGTACCAAAAGGATTCCATCCTAAGACGCGGTTTGATTGATCTGTTGGGATGTGGCATCTTTCTTGTTGATGGCACGGAATGGAAGTCACAGAGACAACTCATGAGCCATGAGTTTAGAACAGACACGTTCCTTCAACTAGTGGAATCAATCACCATGAAGGAGCTTTCTACTCGTCTTCTTCCTCTATTCTCATCAGCTCATGCAAATGCTTTTGTGTTGGACCTTCAAGAAATCTTTGGCCGGTTCACATTTGACATGGTATGTCAAGTAGCATTTGGTTATGATCCTCACTACTTGTTACCATCATTGAAACAAAATAGCACTCCGTTGGCAGATGCTTATAGGACCGCGATCAAAATGTCCATGGGGAGGTGTATTAGCCCTCCAATTTTTTGgaaagtgaagaaattttttaatATTGGATCCGAAAAGAAACTCAGTCTAGCAGTTCATGAACTCCGTAAATTTATCAGAAGCAGAATCATAGAAAAGAAAGAAGCACTTTTGACAAACAATTCTGTTGGTGTTCCAAGCGCTTTCTTTGACCGGATGCTAGCAAAGAGTGATGATCACAAAAATAAGTctgtgtttgatgaaaatttttacATTGATGAGGCTATTAATCTCATCTTGGGTGCGGAAGACACTTTGTGTTCAGCTTTAGTATGGTATTTTTGGTTAGTCTCGAGTAATCCTCAAGTGGAAAAGGAGATCGTAAGAGAAATTCTTCAGAAAGAGGATTGTAATAATTTGAAGGAAATGGTATATATGCATGCTTCTATTTGTGAAAGCATGAGACTTTACCCACCAGTCCCTCAAGAATCGAAGCAAGCAATGAAAGACGATATTTGGCCTGATGGAACCAAGGTGAAGAAGGGAACGCGTGTTTTATACAACATTTTTGCTATGGGACGATCACCAAAACTGTGGGGTGAAAGTTGGGCGGATTTTGAACCCGAGAGGCGGCTTGAAAGAGATGATAGAACAGGGAATTGGAGGTTTATTCCAAAGGACCCTTTTACATATCCCATGTTTCAAGCAGGGCCAAGGACTTGTATCGGAAAAGAAATTGCTTTCATGCAAATGAAATTAGTGGCAACAATTGTGCTAAGGCGATTTCAGATTGAACCAGCCGTGGAAGGTTATAGTCCGGTTTATGGTTCGTGCATGACATCCATGATGAGAAATGGCTTTCCAGTGCAAATTCTGCAACGTTGCCAAAATTTGTAA